In a single window of the Tribolium castaneum strain GA2 chromosome 8, icTriCast1.1, whole genome shotgun sequence genome:
- the LOC655688 gene encoding sodium/potassium-transporting ATPase subunit beta-1 — MTEKLNPKVQEFQFHSIPKTTKWESFQKVIYDPSTHEIFGRTKKSWYQLLVFYSIFYICLAALFAICMKGLTATLSDKEPKWKLEESLIGTSPGLGFRPISNNTQEGSLIWYNLKDVQTTQKWVRLVDQFLQPYKVQQIGKNYQQCDYEIAVKEGHVCAVEVDKFGPCTAENNYGFNSTSPCVFLKLNRIFGWVPDYVTQPESEMPDDLKEIITYATSNNKSQVWISCAGENPFDREHVIGFDYFPSRGFPGYYFPYTNNDNYLSPLIAVQINVKTNVIVNIECRAWARNIAYDGGNNHREGSVHFEILVDSKN; from the coding sequence ATGACCGAAAAGTTAAACCCAAAAGTCCAGGAATTTCAGTTCCATTCGATCCCGAAAACCACCAAATGGGAGAGTTTCCAGAAAGTAATTTACGACCCTTCAACACACGAAATTTTCGGAAGAACGAAGAAAAGTTGGTACCAATTGCTAGTTTTCTACTCGATTTTCTACATATGCCTTGCCGCCCTTTTCGCAATTTGCATGAAAGGCTTGACTGCGACCTTAAGCGACAAAGAACCGAAATGGAAGCTTGAGGAAAGCCTAATTGGGACGAGTCCAGGACTGGGTTTTCGGCCAATTTCCAACAACACGCAAGAAGGTTCCCTCATTTGGTACAACTTAAAAGACGTGCAAACAACACAAAAGTGGGTACGACTTGTGGACCAGTTCTTACAACCCTACAAAGTGCAACAAATCGGCAAAAACTACCAACAATGCGACTACGAAATTGCGGTCAAAGAGGGGCACGTGTGTGCGGTAGAAGTGGACAAATTCGGACCATGCACTGCTGAAAACAACTACGGGTTCAATTCAACTTCGCcttgtgtttttctaaaattgaaCCGGATTTTTGGATGGGTTCCCGATTACGTAACGCAGCCAGAAAGTGAAATGCCTGATGATTTAAAAGAGATTATTACGTACGCCACTTCGAATAATAAGAGCCAAGTGTGGATAAGTTGTGCGGGAGAAAATCCGTTTGATCGAGAACATGTAATTGGGTTCGATTACTTTCCAAGTAGGGGGTTTCCCGGATACTATTTCCCTTACACTAATAACGATAATTATCTCAGTCCACTTATCGCTGtacaaataaatgttaaaacgAATGTGATTGTCAATATCGAATGTAGGGCTTGGGCTAGAAACATCGCCTATGATGGCGGGAACAACCATCGAGAGGGATCCGTTCATTTTGAGATTTTGGTGGActccaaaaattga